The DNA region GCCCCGGCGACGTCGGCCAGTGCCGCGAGCTACCCGAGCTGGTCCGAGGTGCAGAAGGCCAAGTCCTCGACGAGTGCCCAGCAGGCGAAGGTCACCGAGATCAAGTCGCTCATCTCGACCCTGAAGTCCGAGGCCGCTGCGAAGCAGAAGGCCGCACAGGCCGCCGGCGAGGCCTACCAGGCGGCACAGAACAAGTACGACGAGGCGACCCTCGAGCAGAAGACGCTCCAGTCGCAGGCGGACGACGCCGAGCAGACCGCCGCACAGTCCGAGGAGCAGGCCGGTCAGCTCGCCGCGCAGCTCGGTCGGGCCAGCGCCAACGACGTGACGACCGACATCCTCACGCACCCCTCGGACTCCGATGACCTGCTCTACGAGCTCGGCGCCATGTCGAAGCTCAGCGAGCAGGCCGACGGCATCTACTCGCAGGCGTCGCAGGACCGGGGCACTGCCCAGGCGCAGGCCGACAAGGCGGACAAGGCCAAGGCGGCGCTGGGCGACCTCGCCGACGCGGCCCAGTCGAAGATGCAGCAGGCGCAGGGTGCTGCCGACGCGGCGCAGACCGCCGTCGACGCCCAGAACGACAACGAGTCGCGGCTCGAGGCCCAGCTGACCGCCCTCACCACGAAGCAGCGCGGTGTCGAGGCCGACTACCGCAAGGGCGTCGCCGCCGAGAAGGCGCGACAGGCCCGCATCGCCGCTGCTGCGGCCAAGGCAGCCGCGAAGGCCGCGGCGACGAGCCAGGGCGGCACCGGCGGCGGGACGGCCAACTCCGCCGGGTGGGTCCGTCCGGCCGGCGGCTTCCAGACCAGCGGCTACGGCATCCGCGTCGACCCGTACACGCACTACACGGCACTGCACGCCGGGGTCGACCTCGCTCCCGCCTGCTACGCCCCGATCTACGCGGCCCACGACGGCACCGTGACCTTCGCGGGGAACGGCGGTGGCTACGGCAACGAGGTCATCCTGGACAACGGCGGCGGCATCTCGACGGCCTACGGACACATCGTCGACGGCGGGATCATGGTCGCCAGCGGCCAGCACGTCACCGCCGGGCAGCAGATCGCCAAGATCGGTTCGACCGGCTGGTCGACCGGGTGCCACCTCCACTTCGAGACCCGGATCAACGGTGCTGCCGTCGACCCGGTCCCCTTCATGGCAGCGCGGGGGATCTCGGTATGAGCATCAGCGCAGCCGGGATGCGTTGACCCTGCCATGACCCCGTCCGCTCGCTCGTTCTCCTGCGGGATCGCCACCGTCGCCGTGCTCGGCATCGGACTGTCGGTCGTCATCGCCGGACCCGCCCAGGCCGCGCCGTCGGCGCCGTCCTGGGACGACGTCAAGGCCGCGAAGTCGGATGCCGCCGACGCGCAGCAGACGGTGGACGAGCTGAGCGACCGGCTGACCTCGCTGCAGGCCGCCGCGGACCGCGCCGGCATCGTCGAGCAGCAGGCCGGGCAGGCGTACGCCCTCGCGGCGTCGCAGCAGCAGGAGGCGAAGGACACCCTCGCCGACCTGTCCGCGCAGTCGAAGCGGGCCAAGGGCAAGGCCGACGACTCCGCGGGCCAGGTGGCCGCGCTCGTGGTCGAGCTGTCCCGCACGGGCGGCGGCGACCTGTCGACGACGATGCTCACGGACGCGTCTGACTCCGGGGACCTGCTCTACCGCGTCGGCACGATGTCGCACCTGTCCGAGCGGTCGGCGACGATCTTGGCGCAGGCCCGCTCCGACCAGAAGACGGTGGACTCGCTCGCCGACCAGCAGGCCGTGGCCACGACGGCACTGAGCAAGGCGACCGAGGCGACGAAGACCGCCTTCGCCACCGCCAACGACGTCTCCGCCGACGCCCAGGCCCGGGTGCAGAAGCAGCAGGACCAGCAGGACGAGGTCCTCCGCCAGCTCGCGTACCTCAAGGGCACGAGCGTCGCGACGGAGAGCGCGTACTGGAGTGCGCAGCAGGCCAAGGCGGCCGAGACCGCCCTGGCGGCCCAGACGAGCGGCACCGGCACGGCCAGCGGCAGCGGCACGAGCGGCACCAGCACCGACAACGGCACCAGCACCGACAACGGCACCAGCGGCGGCACCGACAACGGCAACACGACCACCAACCCGAGCACCGGCGGTGGCAATGGCAGCGGCACGACCACCCCGTCGCGCCCGAGCACCCCGTCGAAGCCGAGCACGCCGGCCGCTCCCGCTCCCGCCCCGGCTCCCGCCAAGCCGAGTACGCCCCCCCCTCGAAGCCGAGCACCCCGGCGCCCAGCACTCCGGCGCCCGCCCCGAGCAGCCCCTCGAAGGCCGCCGGTGCGATCTCCTACGCCCGCACCCAGCTCGGCAAGCCCTACGTCCTCGGCGGCGCCGGCCCGAGCACCTGGGACTGCTCCGGCCTCGTCATGAT from Curtobacterium sp. MCJR17_020 includes:
- a CDS encoding M23 family metallopeptidase, which gives rise to MSTSPSLSLRNRSRLVAAAVAVALAGSTLAVLAPATSASAASYPSWSEVQKAKSSTSAQQAKVTEIKSLISTLKSEAAAKQKAAQAAGEAYQAAQNKYDEATLEQKTLQSQADDAEQTAAQSEEQAGQLAAQLGRASANDVTTDILTHPSDSDDLLYELGAMSKLSEQADGIYSQASQDRGTAQAQADKADKAKAALGDLADAAQSKMQQAQGAADAAQTAVDAQNDNESRLEAQLTALTTKQRGVEADYRKGVAAEKARQARIAAAAAKAAAKAAATSQGGTGGGTANSAGWVRPAGGFQTSGYGIRVDPYTHYTALHAGVDLAPACYAPIYAAHDGTVTFAGNGGGYGNEVILDNGGGISTAYGHIVDGGIMVASGQHVTAGQQIAKIGSTGWSTGCHLHFETRINGAAVDPVPFMAARGISV